The Lentimicrobium sp. L6 genome window below encodes:
- a CDS encoding Na/Pi cotransporter family protein, with translation MSNFFHILGQILTLIGSLGLFLYGMKLMSEALQKVAGSKMRQILAAMTSNPLKGAFTGFLVTTTIQSSSATTVMIVSFVNAGLISLVASVGVIMGANIGTTVTAWLIAILGFKVSLSFLSLPLIGISFPLFFSKNSTRKSWGEFIIGFAILFIGLQFLKENVPGIDNAETLSFLSSLTDMGFISTLIFVMVGTILTVIIQSSSATMALTLVMCYNGLITFEMAAAMVLGENIGTTITANIAAYVANVSAKRAARAHLIFNIFGVVWMLIVFHPFLRGIDWFLQERHGASLLNTNLSVTDFDSIKWLYPIGLAVFHTSFNIINTAALLGFAPFIAKVATRMVPDKGEDDEEFRLQFISTSFVSTSEIALVQARQEIASFAIRLEKMFGFIKKLSTEEHNKKYYKTLAKIEKYEDITDNMEVEIANYLTKVSEGEISHESSKKIRTMLKMIDDMESVGDAIYQLSLVFDNYKQSKSQFTDYQIASLNGMFELIDRAFEEMRRNLDQEYKDADTSGATEIEKKINKKRNMLRKQHVEDLKEKKYKHKTGTFYSDMFSITEKIGDYIINVSEAIEEYQEND, from the coding sequence ATGAGTAACTTTTTTCACATCTTAGGTCAAATCCTAACACTAATAGGCTCTTTGGGACTCTTTCTTTATGGGATGAAATTGATGAGCGAGGCTCTTCAGAAGGTAGCTGGTAGCAAAATGCGCCAAATTCTGGCCGCTATGACTAGTAACCCTTTAAAAGGAGCTTTTACTGGTTTCTTGGTTACCACAACCATTCAGTCTTCATCTGCAACTACCGTAATGATTGTGAGCTTTGTAAACGCAGGTTTAATTTCTTTGGTAGCTTCGGTAGGAGTAATTATGGGGGCAAATATTGGAACTACAGTAACCGCATGGCTTATAGCCATCTTGGGCTTTAAAGTAAGTTTAAGTTTCTTATCACTTCCTTTGATTGGTATTAGTTTCCCTCTATTCTTTTCGAAAAATAGCACCAGAAAATCTTGGGGAGAATTTATTATTGGTTTCGCTATTCTATTTATTGGACTTCAGTTTTTGAAAGAGAACGTTCCTGGCATTGACAATGCAGAAACCTTAAGTTTCTTATCAAGCCTAACAGATATGGGCTTTATATCCACATTGATATTTGTAATGGTGGGAACCATATTAACGGTTATTATCCAATCTTCCAGTGCCACCATGGCCCTTACTTTGGTGATGTGTTATAATGGACTGATTACCTTTGAAATGGCAGCAGCTATGGTTTTAGGGGAAAACATTGGAACAACCATTACGGCAAATATTGCAGCCTATGTGGCCAATGTATCAGCAAAACGCGCAGCACGAGCTCACCTCATCTTTAATATATTTGGAGTAGTTTGGATGCTCATTGTATTCCATCCATTCTTAAGAGGAATAGATTGGTTTTTACAAGAACGCCATGGTGCATCACTATTAAATACCAACCTATCTGTTACCGATTTCGATAGCATCAAATGGTTATACCCAATTGGCCTAGCTGTTTTTCATACCAGCTTTAATATCATCAATACAGCTGCCTTACTGGGCTTTGCTCCTTTTATTGCTAAAGTTGCAACCAGAATGGTCCCTGACAAAGGTGAGGATGATGAGGAATTCAGATTACAGTTTATTAGTACTAGCTTTGTTTCCACTAGTGAAATTGCATTGGTTCAAGCACGTCAAGAAATTGCAAGCTTTGCCATTCGTTTAGAAAAAATGTTTGGTTTTATTAAAAAGCTTAGTACAGAAGAGCACAACAAAAAATACTATAAAACCCTCGCTAAGATTGAGAAATACGAAGACATTACAGATAATATGGAAGTTGAAATTGCCAATTATCTAACCAAAGTTTCTGAAGGTGAAATCAGTCATGAAAGTTCTAAGAAAATCAGAACCATGTTGAAAATGATTGATGATATGGAAAGCGTTGGAGATGCTATTTATCAATTGTCTTTAGTTTTCGATAATTATAAACAGAGTAAATCTCAGTTTACCGACTATCAAATTGCTTCACTTAATGGAATGTTTGAATTGATAGACCGTGCCTTTGAAGAAATGCGTAGGAACCTAGATCAGGAATATAAAGACGCCGATACTTCTGGAGCTACTGAAATTGAAAAGAAGATCAACAAGAAACGTAATATGTTACGCAAGCAACATGTTGAAGATTTAAAAGAAAAGAAATACAAGCACAAAACGGGAACTTTCTATAGCGATATGTTCTCCATCACAGAAAAGATTGGAGATTATATCATTAACGTGAGTGAAGCTATTGAAGAATACCAAGAAAACGATTAA
- the ahpC gene encoding alkyl hydroperoxide reductase subunit C, translating to MSQIGKQIVDFKVEAFINNDFKTVSKEDVLGKWSVFFFYPADFTFVCPTELEDLANKYDEFKATGAEIYSVSTDTHFVHKAWHDTSDTIKKIKYPMLADPTGVLSRGFNVMIEEAGLAERGTFIVNPAGEIVAYEVVAGNVGRNADELLRKLKALQFIEANPSEVCPAKWEEGKATLKPGIDLVGVI from the coding sequence ATGTCACAGATTGGAAAACAGATTGTAGATTTTAAAGTAGAAGCATTTATTAATAACGATTTTAAAACAGTAAGTAAAGAGGATGTACTTGGAAAATGGTCCGTATTTTTCTTTTACCCAGCCGATTTTACTTTTGTTTGCCCAACAGAGTTAGAAGATTTAGCCAACAAGTATGATGAGTTTAAGGCTACTGGTGCTGAGATATACTCTGTATCTACCGATACTCATTTTGTACACAAAGCATGGCACGATACTTCAGATACCATCAAAAAAATTAAATACCCAATGCTAGCCGATCCTACTGGTGTTTTAAGCCGTGGATTCAATGTCATGATTGAAGAAGCAGGATTGGCAGAAAGAGGAACATTTATAGTAAACCCAGCTGGTGAAATTGTAGCCTATGAAGTAGTAGCCGGAAACGTAGGTAGGAATGCCGATGAATTATTAAGAAAGCTAAAAGCTTTACAGTTTATAGAAGCTAATCCTTCAGAAGTATGTCCTGCAAAGTGGGAAGAAGGTAAAGCAACCCTAAAACCAGGTATCGATTTAGTGGGAGTTATATAA
- a CDS encoding glycoside hydrolase family 65 protein has translation MRITHIAIFLISFFSLQAQDYSSSSPWHIQAKDFDAQNYYGITLANGMVGLVSSPEPMKIADVVLNGVYDEYERGRVSNILKTFSHMNLDLEINGQHTNRHSIDNFSQTLDMKTATLVTEFTFQNKASIHHELLSLRNLPYCALSIITVSANEDIEITAINNIISPNHLSDNRNYYSEIDRPHAQIPLLTSEAYSPGGKTLSASTSFIFPEESIKPARIIHQDWDYNKHSMKFKTQIKAGDTYTFAIIGSSLSSVHNNDPRNEVERLSIYANLEGIDRLKSAHIKAWEKLWESDIIIDGDLESQRDIRSALYHLYSFARKGSALSISPMGLSGLGYNGHVFWDTEIWMYPPLLLTQPDIARSLLEYRFNRLEAAKENAFAHGFDGAMFPWESAEDGSEETPVWALTGPFQQHITADIGWAFWKYYELSQDKEWLRTRGYPVLKEVAAFWMSRVERKSPNRYEINNVIGANEYQENINNNAFTNGMVTTVLEYCALAAEELGQEANPEWRQVAANIPILKFEDGTTRENETYDGEIIKQADVNLLAFPLSIIDDEESIRKDLNYYEPKLSPRGPAMGSAILSVIYSRLGEADKAFDLFKKSYKNNEVAPFSVLAETANGTNPYFATGAGGMLQAVLFGFGGLEINEKGIQQLNTKLPKGWKSIKMTGIGLEKETYTK, from the coding sequence ATGAGAATTACACATATTGCCATTTTCCTGATAAGCTTTTTTAGCCTACAAGCACAGGATTACTCTTCTTCTTCTCCTTGGCATATTCAAGCTAAAGACTTCGATGCTCAAAATTATTATGGCATTACTTTGGCCAATGGTATGGTAGGCTTGGTATCTTCTCCAGAACCTATGAAAATTGCAGATGTAGTTCTCAATGGCGTATATGATGAGTATGAGAGAGGTAGAGTGAGCAATATCCTCAAAACCTTTAGCCATATGAATTTAGACCTAGAGATTAATGGTCAGCATACCAATAGGCACAGTATTGATAATTTCAGTCAGACATTGGATATGAAAACGGCTACATTAGTCACAGAATTCACCTTTCAAAATAAAGCCAGTATACATCACGAACTTTTGTCGCTTCGCAATCTACCTTATTGTGCTTTGAGCATCATTACTGTATCAGCCAATGAAGACATTGAAATTACAGCCATCAACAATATCATAAGTCCAAATCATCTCTCTGATAATAGAAATTATTACTCTGAAATTGATAGACCTCATGCCCAAATACCTTTGTTAACATCAGAGGCTTATAGTCCAGGAGGAAAAACCTTGAGTGCCTCCACTTCTTTTATCTTCCCCGAAGAAAGTATAAAACCTGCAAGAATCATCCATCAAGATTGGGATTATAACAAACATTCCATGAAGTTTAAAACCCAAATTAAAGCTGGTGACACATACACTTTTGCTATTATTGGAAGTAGTTTAAGCTCTGTTCATAATAATGACCCTAGAAACGAAGTGGAAAGGTTGAGTATTTATGCTAATTTGGAAGGGATAGACAGACTCAAATCGGCACATATTAAAGCTTGGGAAAAACTTTGGGAAAGTGATATCATTATAGATGGAGATTTAGAATCGCAGAGAGACATTCGTTCTGCTCTTTACCACTTATACTCATTTGCTCGTAAGGGCAGCGCCCTCTCTATTTCTCCCATGGGATTATCAGGATTGGGTTATAATGGTCATGTTTTTTGGGATACTGAAATTTGGATGTACCCTCCTCTATTACTAACTCAACCAGACATTGCTCGTTCACTTTTGGAGTATAGATTCAATAGATTAGAAGCAGCCAAAGAAAATGCTTTTGCTCATGGATTTGATGGCGCTATGTTTCCTTGGGAATCAGCTGAGGATGGCTCAGAAGAAACACCGGTATGGGCTTTAACAGGTCCTTTTCAACAACACATTACGGCTGATATAGGCTGGGCTTTTTGGAAGTATTACGAGTTAAGTCAGGATAAAGAGTGGCTAAGAACTAGAGGATATCCAGTTTTAAAAGAAGTGGCTGCATTTTGGATGAGTAGAGTGGAAAGAAAAAGTCCAAATCGTTATGAAATTAATAATGTAATTGGTGCAAATGAATACCAAGAGAACATCAACAATAATGCTTTCACCAATGGAATGGTAACAACAGTGTTGGAATATTGTGCTCTAGCTGCTGAGGAATTAGGTCAGGAAGCAAATCCTGAATGGCGACAAGTGGCTGCAAATATCCCCATCCTAAAATTTGAGGATGGTACTACGAGAGAGAACGAGACTTATGATGGTGAAATCATAAAACAAGCCGATGTAAACCTGCTTGCCTTCCCCTTAAGTATTATCGATGATGAAGAAAGTATTCGTAAAGACTTGAACTATTATGAACCTAAGCTTTCTCCAAGAGGTCCTGCAATGGGAAGTGCCATTCTATCCGTAATTTATTCTAGACTGGGAGAAGCCGACAAAGCTTTTGATTTATTTAAAAAGAGCTATAAAAACAATGAAGTAGCTCCTTTTTCTGTATTAGCGGAAACAGCAAATGGTACAAATCCATATTTTGCTACTGGTGCAGGAGGAATGCTTCAGGCAGTATTATTTGGTTTTGGTGGATTAGAAATTAATGAAAAAGGTATTCAACAATTGAACACTAAACTTCCTAAGGGGTGGAAGTCAATTAAGATGACAGGAATAGGGCTAGAAAAAGAAACATACACCAAATAA